One window of Diabrotica undecimpunctata isolate CICGRU chromosome 8, icDiaUnde3, whole genome shotgun sequence genomic DNA carries:
- the RsfS312 gene encoding uncharacterized protein RsfS312 gives MISNFRYLLTVSKPKLVKLYPQLVSSLRFKSNKDALNADQKTTTKPKAMLGNMSSKYDVFCDEDAEIILDVYEEKLKYSKLLEEQELEPDRYAGLNLERGKTGVYDIEDLVEVLKREQALNIFVVSVPKEINYVDYICIVNGKSVRHMQAIAQFIKKVFKQKRRESDLLPRVEGEDSRDWLALDLGNIALHIFSEEARAHYNLESLWALGHEFDDEYNKPEPVSDILEKHSVYLKDLQPAS, from the exons ATGATTTCTAATTTTCGATATTTATTAACAGTTAGTAAACCCAAATTGGTCAAATTATACCCCCAATTAGTCTCTTCTTTAAGATTCAAATCGAACAAAGATGCTTTAAATGCTGATCAAAAAACCACAACAAAACCAAAAGCTATGTTAGGGAATATGAGTTCAAAATACGATGTATTTTGTGATGAAGACGCTGAAATAATTTTAGATGTATATGAAGAAAAGTTAAAGTACTCAAAACTTTTAGAAGAGCAAGAACTGGAACCCGATAGATATGCAGGGCTAAATCTAGAAC GTGGTAAAACTGGTGTTTATGATATAGAAGACTTAGTAGAAGTTTTAAAACGTGAACAAGCACTAAACATTTTCGTTGTTAGTGTACCAAAAGAAATAAACTATGTAGATTATATTTGTATAGTTAACGGTAAATCTGTAAGACATATGCAAGCCATAGCACAGTTTATTAAGAAAGTGTTTAAACAGAAAAGAAGAGAGTCAGATTTGCTACCAAGGGTTGAGGGTGAAGATTCAAGGGATTGGCTGGCTTTGGATTTAG gTAATATAGCACTTCACATTTTTTCTGAAGAAGCAAGAGCGCATTACAATTTGGAGTCCCTCTGGGCGTTGGGTCATGAATTTGATGACGAATACAACAAACCGGAGCCGGTGTCTGACATTTTAGAAAAACACTCAGTATATTTGAAAGATTTGCAGCCTGCGTCgtag